DNA from Canis lupus familiaris isolate Mischka breed German Shepherd chromosome 9, alternate assembly UU_Cfam_GSD_1.0, whole genome shotgun sequence:
cagggtgcgatcctggaggcccgggattgaatcccacgttgggctcccggtgcatggagcctgcttctccctctgcctgtgtctctgcctctctctctctctctgtgactatcataaataaataaaaattaaaaaaaaaaagaaagacagagagagagagagagagagagaatggagagagagggagaggcagagacacaggcagagggagaaacaggctccctgcagggagcccgacctgggaatcgatctgggtctccaggatcatgtcctggactgaaggtggcgctaacccgctgagccagcCGGACTGCCTGGATTGCACTTTTCTTAAGTTTGTCCGCATCTTAAGTAATTTTGATGTGTGTCCTCTTTCTCCTTGCAGGCTGCGGGCTTCCTAAGGGCAGAGACTGTCTCTTTTATTATACTGGGCtctggggacaggggcagggctTCTCTCCTTGGACTGGGATGCCACAAGGTCCCCTCCTTCTTTAGGAACCCATCCCCTGGTGCCCAGCCCATCCTCAGAACACAATGCAGGCTCTGTGGGGGgctgcctggctctgctgcctCACCTGTTTGCATTGGCATTGGTCACCTCCTGCAGGCTGGCAGGGAGACTTACCAACCACAAGAGACACCGCCCTAGGctcctcttttcccctctccttcttgGGGCAGCTGGACTGAAGGTTAGGTACTGGGGTCCACATAAAGCCTTCTAGGAGTCCAGGGCCCAGCAGACAAGCATCAGCCCATTAATCCCTACTGCCCTCGAAAGCTACTTCTCCTCACAATGTTGTGAGCACCAGACTAGACCATTTGTGCCTGGTTCTATATCTGTAAGGATTAGTCTCAGGATCTGGGCCAGAGTTCTAATCCTGAGTGCTGGcaggagggggttggggggggatcAGACTTATATCCCATGTTGGGGTTCCAGGGTCTGTAGGGGTGAAGAAAAGTACCCAGGCAAAGTTCTCTTCTTAGATTGTGTGTATGAGTTCATATGTCATTGGTTCCCTACCCTCTTTACTTTTAGTTTTTCCTTGGAGGCTGTCAAGGAAGAAGCCTCTTTTGGGTTCCACTGAATCAGGGTAGAGGGTAGAAGAGGAGAGCTTTTCCTGTGTCCTGTGCTCTAGGGATTTTATCCATGGTTTCCTGCAATGGAGGGAGATAGGGGGGTGGGCAGCACAGAGAAAGCTGGTGTTGGGCTCTgtcccctctcctgctccccaggtCCCTGATGCTGCATTTTTCTCTGGTAAgtgccccctctgccccacccaaCAGCAAAATGCCTCCTAACACATGCATCTGTCCCTCAGCCAAAATCCCTGCTACCTCTCACTGGGGAAGTTGTAGGGctgggccggggtgggggagcATCCTCTGGAAGGAGATTAGAGTGTCTGTCAGGGGCGGGTGGGGCAAGGTGGGGCCCTTACTTACTCACATCCTTGAGAGTCCTTGGGCGGCAGATTTGGGGAGCCCACAGCCTCCAGTGTCTGTCTCAGCATTGTCTCCCAAGCTCCTAAGCCCTGGTGAGGGGGTGCTTTCTGGTGTCTGCTTTGGTGGCAGTCGGGGTTGGGGGAGAAGGAGGTTTTGCTTCCTTTGTGGAAGCAGTTGATCCTAGGAAGAGCGTTGGAGCCTCCAGCGGGGGCTGTCGGGGCCTGTCTGGGGAGATGGGACGCGTCAGACAGCCCCAGACACGACTGCATTCCTCCCAACATGCCTGCTGGGGTCTGTAGAGCTGAGGGGCTGGCTGGCGGGTGGGCGGGGTGTGGCTGGAGGGGGTGTGGCTTTGGAGGTTGTCTGGGAGACGTGGGGCAGCTGAGGGCCCCGATATACAAATATCCAAGGCAGAGCCAAGTGGACCCCTGGAAATGTCCTCTGAACCTCAATGTTTCAGGAGTCAGGATCCCCCCTCAAGTCCACTCCCAGTGTCTGCATCCCCCCCGAAATCCCTTGGGCCAGCTCATAAGGGTGCCTGGGCCAGCTCTTCCACTGCAGAGAGACACCTGGGGCTAGAAGGAAAAAGGCCTTCCTGTCCTGTTCCAGGGGTGTTGCTCCACCGTCTTTGGGCCCAGACTAGCATACAATGCTAACCAGACTTTGCGCCACACTTGGCTTACAAAACCCTTTCGCGTATACTACCACTTTAGATTCTCAGAGCTGACTCTGCATTAGGCAGGGCAGATGATAtttatccccactttatagatgagtaaactgaggcagcATAGGGTTACATAGCAGAGCCAGGATGCCATCTGACTCGGCTTTTTCACCACGGCTCTGGCTGTGCCTGTGATGCCACCTGCTCTTGGCCACCTGCTCTTGGCCACCCAATGCCACGGGCCCACCCACAGCTGTGTGGAAGATCTCGGAGGctgtgcccagggctggggaaAGCTGCCTGGATTTCCCTTTAATGGGGGTGTCAGGGTGGAAGCCTGAGCCACCTGACTGGCGGGGCATGTTTCAGGGATGTGACAGGCTTCTCAGCACAGCCTAAGAGGTCAGATCTGAGAGACCCCCGAGAGCTTCTGGTCTCTTTATAGATGATCTTGCTGAGGGGGCATCCCTGTGCCTCATGTAACCTTGCCACGCTGGCATTTCTGCAGCCAGGTACCACCTGGAGTGATGGGCTTCCTCTAGGTGGATGTCAAAGGCCCACCTCGTTAATGGGAAACTGACAGGTCACCAGGTTTACGGGGCAGAGGCCCTCCTCGCTGCCACCTGGCCGAGCCTAGCATGCAGGCTCCTGATGGCTGTGGCTCCCAGGGCCAGATGGGAAAGTGTAGCCTGCAGGCCCACACCTCCTATGTGAATCACGCCTGGCGGGACAAGAAACCAAAAACACCCCAAACAATGAGTTTCCAGTAAAATATGACAGACGTGAtgaggcgggggaggggagggatctGACAGGGAGTTGGCACTGGCCTGTAAGTGATGAAAGCCAAGGGGAATGGAAAGTGCCAGTCCCGCCCCCTACTCAGGAGTATAAAGCACCCACATCCTATTCCAACTTACCTGAGcacctttctctcctctgctcgctcgctcactcactcactcgcTCACCTCCTTCCCGGCACCATGACCTCCTGCAGCCGCCAGTTCACCTCCTCCAGCTCCATGAAGGGCTCCTGCGGCATCGGGGGCGGCTCCAGCCGCATGTCCTCTGTCCTGGCTGGAGGGGCCTGCCGGGCCCCCAGTGCCTACGGGGGCCTGTCGGTCTCCACCTCCCGCTACTCCTCCGGGGGGGCCTGCGGCCTGGGGGGCGGCTATGGCGGCGgcttcagcagcagcagcagctttggTGGGGGCCTGGGTAGCGGCTTTGGTGGAGGATACGGTGGTGGCCTTGGTGCTGGCTTCGGGGGTGGCCTTGGTGCTGGCTTCGGGGGTGGCCTTGGTGCTGGCTTTGGGGGTGGCTTCGGTGGTGGTGACGGGCTCCTGGTGGGCAGCGAGAAGGTGACCATGCAGAACCTCAACGACCGCCTGGCCTCCTACCTGGACAAGGTGCGTGCCCTGGAGGAGGCCAACACCGACCTGGAGGTGAAGATCCGTGACTGGTACCAGAGGCAGCGGCCCGCTGAGACCAAGGACTACAGCCCCTACTTCAAGACCATCGAGGACCTGAGGAACAAGGTGTGTGGATTGGGCAGTAGGACTTGCCATTCCAGCTACTTCACTCCGGAGCAAGAAATGCCTCAGGCCGCTGGCATCTTTATATTCCTAGACAGGGCAGATTCCAACCCAGATCCCTTCTGCTCCAGACACGTCCGGGAGGGCTGGTGGGTCCCCGGCCTCGCTCATGCCCTTCTGGGCTCCAGACCTCAGACCATGTGAGACTAGGGATTCCTACCTTTACATTTCATGGAGGAAGAAGTCAAAGCTTTGAGAGGTGCTGTGacctgctcaaggccacacagcaaatcAATGGCAGCGCTGAGGCTAGAACCTTGTGCCCACTTGCTCATACAGGAGGCAGCTACCTGTTCCCCAGCACAGGGGAGGAGCAAGGCTGTAACGGGAGCAGACTAGACACTCAAACCACTCATTAGCTCATTAGTCTGGGCTGTGGTAGCTGCCGCCCATGAGCCCCGGCACTggcccctccccacagccaggGGGTTCGCAAAAACCCCAGAGACAATCAGTGGCGATCCACTTTACACGCCCTGTGCAGGAGGGAGACTGGGGGACTTGTGTCACCTGATTCcagccccaccctcaccccctgctccAACCTTACCCTGGgattcccccccacacacacacactgatccTGCTTTTCTTGGTGTCTGGTTCTGATGCCTCTTGTGGATTAGGTAAATTAGATGATGAAGGAGGTGAACTCCAGCCAATCCAGGATTCGATCTTTGttcttcttctgtctcttcttctaTCATCTCCTGTGCTGGCTTGGGTCTCCTCTTTTGGGAAAGCCCCACCTGAGATCCCATGCTCTTGTGGGCTTGGAAAGGAATGGGTGAAGACTGGCAGGGCTGGCTTGTGCCTAAAGAGGAAAATTCAGACCAGGGAGGGAGTCTTGAGAACCTTAGGTCACCCCTCTACTCTGtaggtagggaaactgaggccctgcagtTCATCAGTGGTAGAACCAGGACCCACAACTCCAGGGCTTTGGGTTCCAAGGCCAGGGCTCTTTCTATCCATTTTCCTGACCAGGAGTCAGCAAAGCCCTGGGTCAAAGCTGGACTACTGAAATTTGTCCTTTAGACTGTTGTGGCAAAGGCTTTTGGGAGAAGGGGGGACTCAGGTGAGAGCAGGAAAGCAAAGGCCTGATGTACACAGGCTGCAGTAAAGTCAGGCTAGTGATGTCCATTTGTCTGATGACCTGCATCCTTTCCACTTGCAGATCCTCACGGCCACTGTGGACAATGCTAACGTCCTCCTGCAGATTGACAATGCCCGTCTGGCTGCTGACGACTTCCGTACCAAGTGAGTTTGCAGTGTTGTTTCAGGATGTCCAATCCCCCCAGGGTGGGGCATTTTTGGGTTCCCTAACAGAGCTGATAAGTTGCCAGGACGGCCACGTGAAAACCCCTTGAGGTGCTTGTAAAAATACAAGGTTCTTGGGCCCCACCCTTGGAGTTCtgattcagttatttttaacaGGCTGCCTGAGTGATTCTGATCCACAGCCAGGTTTGGGTGCCATTGCTTTAGGGAGAGGTGTTCCCTACTTCCCCACCTGCCCTCGAAGTGCAGGAGGCAGTCACATTTGGAAGCCTGTGTGCTATTGGTTGTGAGACCAGAAGCATCTCCCCTCCCTTAATTCTACAGCATGAGGAATTGCCTTATTCCCTGGCCCCAGGAATGTTCAGATCTGAGCTATCAATGGGTGCTGTGTTCAACCATGTTATTTTCAAGACTGACTCCCTAAACCACTCACAGGGTGCTGGCTATGGGAAGAAGCAGCAGGGGGCAGAGAACAAAGCCTTCAATGTGGCCAGGATGGgtgtctcattctttttctcttgggtCATTCCAGGTACGAGACCGAGCTGAACCTGCGCATGAGCGTGGAGGCCGACACAAATGGCCTGCGCCGGGTGCTGGATGAGCTGACTCTGTCCAGAGCTGACCTGGAGATGCAGATTGAGACCCTGAAGGAGGAGTTGGCCTACTTGAAGAAGAACCACGAGGAGGTGAGAGCTGGCATAGAAGATGAGCTGGGAGGAAGGGATGGAATTGAGCTGGGGGAGGGCAATGCTCAGGCCAGGAACACCTCTGACTTGGGAACCCCAACTGGCCTCCAGAGTGAGGCTCGTGACTGTGGATTGTGCTTTGGTTGTGCAGGAAATGAACGCTCTGAGAGGCCAGGTGGGCGGAGATGTCAACGTGGAGATGGACGCCGCCCCTGGTGTGGACCTGAGCCGCATCCTGAACGAGATGCGCGACCAGTACGAGAAGATGGCAGAGAAGAACCGCAAGGATGCCGAAGACTGGTTCTTCAGCAAGGTGGGTATCATCCTGGGTGGAAGGGACCCAGGAGACCCACTTTCCAGGAACTTCTgctgtgaatgtttttttttcttttcttttcttttctgcagACAGAGGAGCTGAACCGCGAGGTGGCCACCAACAGCGAGCTGGTACAAAGTGGCAAGAGCGAGATTTCCGAGCTCCGGCGCACTGTGCAGAACCTGGAGATCGAGCTGCAGTCCCAGCTCAGCATGGTAGGGGAACTGCTAGGCTTGCATTGGACTCAGGACTAGGAGGGAGGGAGTGACTACCCTCACTGATCCCTGATCTTTCCCTCCCTCACAGAAAGCATCATTGGAGAACAGCCTGGAGGAGACCAAAGGCCGCTACTGCATGCAGCTGGCCCAGATCCAGGACCTGATTGGCAACGTGGAGGAGCAGCTGGCCCAGCTACGCTGCGAGATGGAGCAGCAGAACCAGGAATACAAGATCCTGCTGGACGTGAAGACAAGGCTGGAGCAGGAGATCGCCACCTACCGCCGCCTGctggagggcgaggatgcccagTGAGTGCACTGCCCTCTAACCCAGTCCTGCCCCCTCACTATTCACCTGTTCTACCCTATATGTCTAATGATCTTGCCCTTTTCTGTCTTCATAGCCTCTCATCCTCCCAGTTCTCCTCTGGCTCTCAGTCCTCCAGAGATGGTaagaccttcctcctcctcaagcCTGAACTCATCATCACCTCCTGTCTCCCAGCAGGTCTAAGGAGGTGGCTTTTTGAGGGGTTGAGCTAGAGTTTTCTCATCCAGGATTCCTTATAAACCTTCTTGAGTAGATGAAGCCATTTTTCTAAATCTTCCTTAGCATTAGGAGCTAGTGGCTTCCACTTTTTACTTCTGTCACCTGGTACCCCACAGTTTAGGTGGTCAGCACCACGGACAGGGCCCCACGCACCATTTCCTGTGAATACCAGTCCACTTGGGTTGATCTGGACAGAACCAGTCTGGTCTGAGTTCTTAGGAGCCCAGTCTGAGGACACAGACTCTGTCCCTGACCTTAGGGAACTCTAGtctgaaaaaaatgtcttgatgGTATCAGTGCTGGGATAAGAGCAGTGAGTGAAGTGATAATCAGgggagagagcagcagggagatAGTTCACTGCCTATCCACTGTTGGTAacaccctctctctccttttccccagtGACCTCCTCCAGTCGCCAGATCCGCACCAAGGTCATGGATGTGCACGATGGCAAGGTGGTGTCCACCCACGAGCAGGTTCTTCGCACCAAGAACTGAGGCTGCTCGGCGTTGCTCAGGCCTAGGAGGCTCCCCTATG
Protein-coding regions in this window:
- the KRT14 gene encoding keratin 14 translates to MTSCSRQFTSSSSMKGSCGIGGGSSRMSSVLAGGACRAPSAYGGLSVSTSRYSSGGACGLGGGYGGGFSSSSSFGGGLGSGFGGGYGGGLGAGFGGGLGAGFGGGLGAGFGGGFGGGDGLLVGSEKVTMQNLNDRLASYLDKVRALEEANTDLEVKIRDWYQRQRPAETKDYSPYFKTIEDLRNKILTATVDNANVLLQIDNARLAADDFRTKYETELNLRMSVEADTNGLRRVLDELTLSRADLEMQIETLKEELAYLKKNHEEEMNALRGQVGGDVNVEMDAAPGVDLSRILNEMRDQYEKMAEKNRKDAEDWFFSKTEELNREVATNSELVQSGKSEISELRRTVQNLEIELQSQLSMKASLENSLEETKGRYCMQLAQIQDLIGNVEEQLAQLRCEMEQQNQEYKILLDVKTRLEQEIATYRRLLEGEDAHLSSSQFSSGSQSSRDVTSSSRQIRTKVMDVHDGKVVSTHEQVLRTKN